Below is a window of Gossypium hirsutum isolate 1008001.06 chromosome A12, Gossypium_hirsutum_v2.1, whole genome shotgun sequence DNA.
GTGCATCAAATATTTATGTACTAAATCAAATGAAGTGATTTGATATCAGAATGAAATTTTTTACTATATATTTgttatttaacataaaattatgaatatgcaaaaatatttaaatgggTGATATATCCTTGCTAAATGAATTATTACTATCCTTTAAACCCGACCCTAATGTATTCTCATGGTTCAGGCTCAATTTAACATTGTTTCTCGGAAGTATTTTTGagacaaaaaatatttttgagataaaAGAATTGCTAAAcaagatatttttaaatttttcaaaaatatttttaagacaaaaaaaaatttataaaaacacttttttttaaccaaaaataaaaacaaaaaaattttaacttttacttAAATACTTTTAACCTAAAAATATTTCCGAAAGATAATGCTAAACTGAAACTCCACTTGTAGGGGATTAGTTTGGGTACTATTCATAAAAGATGTTACCAATTCATTGTGATGGCTCAATTTTATTCAAGATTAGATGGGTTAGGTTGGGGGACAGTTAATTTGGTCATAAAGCAAGATTAGTTTGGATAATTTAAAAGTATAGACATATTTAATCGGGCCCGAATTTTACTCAATACTCGAAATGCACAAATGAGACCTAACCAACTGGGCCCGAATAATCCTTGGACATGCCAATCCACCACATGCCACATGCAAACCATTtgaacttttatataattttaatgaaTTGTCAATTCTCTTTTCTTACCAAATTCCCGAACTACTCAATCAACAGCTAACCTATTTAATCAAAAATAATTTGTGTTTTTTAGCCCGCCTGATAATAATCCCAATGCAAATCAACTCAATTATGACAACTAGGTAAATTTTTAGgatgtaaaaataatatgatgTACCCTAGTACATTCGCGTGCACAATAAAAACCTTGATACAAGATGTACCCTAGTATTacccaattaaaataaaaatcactaCGCACTCGCTACACGTGAGGAATCCATGCAATTTGCGACCCCCACAACAAACTTGAAAATCCCCATCATATCCCCTTAacaaactaaataaatatttatggattATAAGGAGACAACCAATCAGAGAAGCCACCAACAGACAGGCAGACGATAGACTAATTAATGTTAGGAAACAAATATTGAAGGAAGCTTTTCTCTGTCATTTACCTTGGAATCCTCAGCGACTGTTACGCCTGCTCTATTGCTGACATTTTTTTCCTCCGGTGAAGTCGTTTTGCTTGAAACGGTTTCGTTTTGAGTCCAGCTCTCCGGATGACCACTCCAAGACTGTAAATTGTTAGCTGTAAATTCACTTTCAGCCCAACTGTTACTGCTCCTGCTCGGAGACACCCTAACAGTAGAGCAAGTGTCGGTGGTGTTGTAACCGGGAATAGTATTCTGATAAGACGGTTGATTTTTCTCTTCAAGAAATTCGCTGAACAATTTCCATCGTTTGATCTCACCACCACCATGGCCGTGATCTTCTTTGTCAGTACTTTTTCTCCAAAAGCCTCTTTTGAAGAGCTTCCTGCAACTGTTGCTTTGCGATGACGAAGGTGGCGATGACTTGGCGAACGGAAAAGGCAGCAGCTTGATAGCTTTAAGTACGGATTCTGAAGCTCTTTGCAGAGCTGAAATGGTGGTCGACGAACCCGGCTTCGAACGACTTCTTTTAAGAAGCCGTTTCGTAGCGCTTGAGTAATTATGTTTAGATTTCTTCAAGTCGGCCTCCAGAAGAAACCTGATGGTTGTGCAACACTGGCGACGTGGAAACGATTTGAAACCACTAGAAGAGCAAGAACCCAAATCGTCTCTCAGGTAATCTTTGAGCATCAATGATTTTTTCTCGAGTGAAAGCGTTTTCCTAAGCTTGATATGATAAGTGGGAAAATTGATCAAAGCCATatttatgaaaagaaaaagaaaacagggTCAAAAGAATTTCAGGGTttcaaaagagagagagagagagagagagagtgtgtGTGTAGTTAGTTGTTACAACTGGAAGCTGTGGTCATGATGATGATGGAATCGTGAAGGAGATAAGAGAGCATTTAAAATAAGACTGAGAATCATCAGTATATAAAAGTTTTAGCAGAAAAGAGTAACAGCTTTTTGCACAAGAAGGAAacaaagaagagaagagaagacaAAGGGATTTATAGGGGggaaggagagagagagagaggtggTAGTGAAGATCTCTAGGAGTTAGAGAAGCTTGGATGCCTCTTCTTCTCCTACTTCTtgttttttgttgttattatgGTTCATATATTTGGGTTTTTGAATTTTATTGTGTAGAATGAAAGGAAGTGTTGGTTTGTTTTGGAGTGGTGTGAGTGACAGACGAGTAGTTGACCTTTGACGAATCTGAAAATGATGTGCTGTTATCTTCCATGCATTCTAGGAGAGAATCAGCTGCATGCACGCCCACACCTTTCTTGCTTAAAAGGCCAATGTTTTACCTGTGGTAatattgctttttttttaaaagaaagtaattaaacatatcataatacAGTAATACTGATAATGAGTGTCTACAATATTAGAAAAATCAATAGTAAATAATTAGAAATGTTTTGCCccatatttttattcaataatgAAGACGTTAATGCTAATCTATAACCCATTATGTTGCAATAAGTCTATATTATGAATGACCTATTATTGGTTGATTACCACTTAGAAGCAGGATTACCGCAGAGCAGGTAGGCAGAATTATTTGGTGTAATAATATCTGTCTGAGGCGCATGCGGGGATGAGTTCTCTATTCCCTAGTAGCTAGGGTAATCAATTAATTTCAAGCATGTCCCACGGTGAGAGCCGAGTGATTATGGCTTTCTACTTGCAAACTAAAGAGGAAACAtctttttttaactaaaaacaaataaaagaaaagaaaagagaggaagcATCTTAATATACATGTGgaattgttaattaaataaaaaaatttaaattcaatattaaataatattaaattaaattttaatatgttttcttctcTCTCCTCTCCCACGTTTCATTATCTTCTTCCCCCGCCCTCTCTACCATAGCTGCCCACCGAGTTCCAACAGGCCACCACGTCTCTATTTTTGATTTCATTccaatgaaatgaaaaaaaacccCTTATCTTGTTGGAGAAGAATCACAGCTTTTATGTTGGAGCTTttaaatttgaaagatttcatttctagtttatatattttgttaatggAGCTCCGATGTCAATGCTTTCTCGATCCCGCTGGCGCAATACAACCCGTTGGATGAGTCGAGCCCACTTGTTTTGAAGCTAAGGAAGAGTCCTTCAAATTTGGATTGATCCAAATGCGCCTCTCTCAATCTCAAAGCAGTGGCTTAACTGCTTAAGCTGAAAGCTTGAACTCTGGTGTCAAAAAAGGAGAGTAAAGTTGTTGCTGCTATCGATAAGCTTAAAGCCTTGAAATTTTCAATCGGCCACTGGAAGATACCttctattaaattttattcatttattttattaaatgcatTCATTCTGAGGTCCAGTATTATTTTATTGAGTCGAAGTATGGACGTGATTTGGTGGTCAAGTGTTATTTTCCCTTGCACAGACGTTGGAACAAAGGGTAGTGGATGCATACGGCTAGGGCCTAAGACAGGAGGGGCGCATGGACTAAATGCTGGTGGCGCAAGGGACGTGGTGGCCTGGAGCTGTGCAAGGCAACAGTAGGTGGTTTTTGGGGTGAACTATGAAGGTGATTAAACGTGGTAGAGGAGAGAGAAGGaaacatattaatttaatttaatattgaatttaaatttttatttaattaataattccaCATGTTGTATACGGATTGGTTGcggaaatttttttaataaaataaaaacttaaacaaTAAATTTCTTATCATTTAAATCAACTCAACAATGATAGAAAAACAATGATAGAAAAAGCAGTACATACGGTCGTACTAATGCCATGTGGGAGCTGCAAAAAGAGACCAGAGTCCCAAAGTACAATTTCTCCCTTTTTGTAGCTAATTGCAGCAGTAACAAACTGTAAGTGACCTTGCTACTtaagagtaaaaaaaaagaaaaagaaggcatTAATTTCTAATTTCCTAATCATGAAAAAACAGATATAACAACATAAATGTAGGTTTATGAATATGAACCCCCATTTTTTATTGGATCGGGGATGTGGAACTTAACAGGGTAGGGGACAAGCAAAGAGACTCCATCGGCCAATTCCACCATTTCCTTTTTCAGGTATGCACATTGCCGCCTCATTTCCATGTGTTATGAGCTGAACTGCCTTTGATTTTGGCGAAAAAGGAAATTTGTCCATtaacaattaaagaaaaaaattattcatgTAAGTCTTTAAAATTTGTTTCTTTCACTTAAAACAACAACGACAGGATGACTGAATGCGGGAGGATTTTAGTAAAACTGAAgcaaaattttttattagattcAGTTCCAATTTCCAAACCCCCTTTCATCAAAATCATGGTAATCATTTTTGTCACGATGCAACCCATTCCATTCTACCTACCCTAACTTTAGATTTTTAATGTCCCCCATATTTAGATTTATGGTAGTAAAAGGATCATCAAGGGTTGTGTactaagaattaaattatatttaatcttttttttatttcaaaaataaattaaaataatttatgtacattaatttcaaAGAGTATATtagtattttctattaaaaatttcatctatttgtattgttaaaaattagcGTTATTAACAGAATAACCGAATAATTATACGTGGCATGTCACGTATGCAACATGCTGACGTACAAAAATCagttttaacagtagaaatgaatgaaatttttaagagaaatatcGCTTTGTATTTGATTAATGTATAAGGATTGTCCATTCCTTGAGTAAAGGGGCAAAATGTGATCTGATCGCtttgtatttgatttaatgtataaggATTGTCCATTCCTTGAGTAAAGGGGCaaactgtgtaacacccctcgcccgtatccctcaccggaaaagggttcgaggtgttacctgacttaaactcagtcaatcacacaaaaaccctgccgaaaaatttcaatctatttaaaacctttcttttcacatgtaatttgtcccatatatgagcttacaagtcccaaaacatcactagccaacataagccaatttacatagccaaaacactttatcaatacaagccaccaACTTTGGCTAACTTAtagtatcacatactcaacatttaaaaccctatacatgtcataaactcgaaatactaggatttacttacaccaatagcgtgagctcgacagtgtgataatatctccggcgaattccaacccgagcaagtaactggagccaacaatctataaaacaaaggaatgtaacaacggagtaagctttcataagcttagtaagttttaagcgatgcaaacaaataaacgcaattatacttcgattattcaatttctcaagaggccatattctaggtatattgccatctggccgaatacatacaaacatataatgcacgttcagcattcttatcacacttaatctgaattcgtataacataattaaatcaaatacgttcacatactttcacaccctgacccggtgtatcatgatcatagatatagttataacatttattcacgtatgtatcacattacacacttatgattcacttcaaatcaaactcacatatgagtacataatgtgtacctggcccacttaacatattgaatgtattcatttgtcaatctaaTACAAGGTACCTTAGTCTTAGATTTTTCTCAactcaccggcatttcgcctgctaggctcgaggcccaaTTATCATTTcatcggcattatagcctgctaggctcaaaggcccgaataatcaaatcaacaagttccatataacatattcatatcaattaagtactaacatcatttgaacgtatataattatacatctcaaacacttttctttcatctcattttcacatttagcatttgatagcttatgcataacatttcattcacattcatttcaaacttatcattcgattataaaagcacattgcatatttaccaacatgattatacttgccattaggccatataagcatgatacaatacactatcatttcatttttaacattcggctaaacccttatcttacaaggaacaccgaattcacataacatatcatttcaccggcattacgcctgctaggcacgaagaccCGAATACGCATcactggcacgaagcctgctaggcacgaaggcccgaatacacatcatcggcacgaagcctactaggcacgaatgcccgaatacacatcatcggcacgaagcctgctaggcacgaaggcccgaatataataccaacactaggcctgcgggatttaacccggatatattaccagcacgaagcctgcgggatttattacagcacgaagcctgcggaatTTAACCCgaatatattaccagcacgaagcctgtgggatttaacccagatataattccagcatatagcctgcgggtctttaggcccgaatacacatcaaatatcatgcatatttaatcatatattaacacatctcattcaacatatcacattagtagtcatttgcaacACTcgaatataagctccatatgaataccatcatttacattttggTTCAAAAGTcttacataaatatcacatatccatttcaccattcaccattcgactataagtcatatacataaattatttattgcacaacttaattcaagtagaaccaaaaggtcacgattcacCTAATATATACCTATTGCTCACTaattcgcacacaacctttcaaattagcaattataagatggttccgcacatagcccatccttatcgataatttacgatggttttacccttactcacatatatgtcataggcatttttacctatgcttctcaattcacattcatgattcaattccaatcgatttaacatgcataagtacatatcgcatacctgaataatttactttacggaacgaatccacgtatcgtattagcccatagtcttatagcaccacacttttagtagtttacctcgtcgaagttcacatttaatcactttagtgccaagccatattcggctaccacaaaggactaataataattttatacacatcatggtttccattaggtatttaataatcacaactCGTGATATCttcaccagcacatatacggcatagtttattcattgtaacactcatttagtgcatcaaatttccaaatccaattcaacttaagcataatagccataatcggcttatagccttaaatcattacatattcggtacattaactaaataaaatttacattccattTTCCATATTAATTTGACTCTTGGGCAtgtaaaaaggaatcaagcttaaacacttaagaacttaccttgaatgttgtcgaacgattacaacggctattcgattactttctcttttcccttatccgaattttgcccctctatgctcttgagcttaaattcagattttaaactagtcattatttgactattcgagcatcactttcaatatataatatatatattcgactttcacacctactgatcatagtaagcttataagaaatcaataagcaactcattaacaaatttttgtcaatatttaccacataatcataatttcactgcaagctgtcttcctgagcaatagtcactatatcatttataactggagatacgaaactccaaatcaagtaccgttaattttccctgaaaatagactcatatatactttatccataaaattttcagaatttttggttcgggcaatcaataccagatttttcttaaagtttcccctgtttcactgtctgactaatctgaccactcctcactatgaatcaattttctcattgtacagaattcaaaatatgttctcgtttatttcttttgaaactagactcattaaggagtctaagaatataaacttcatcttatgACCCTTTTTgtgcaatttataatgattttataaaaacagaacagaggatctaaaagtcattctgaccctgtcccacatcacttctaatatctcattattggtaattcttttgcttacacggtttctttcataagaaactatactcattaagctttaattacataatttattatgcttctaaatcatctcccacaatttatggcgattttctaaaatcacgttactgctgctgtcccaagcagatttattaccaaatcactctttcacacatatataccttgcatgcatgttatttaaacatgcatatcacaaataaatcatcacatacctataacttcacttaagaataatctccatttcatcattttaaagcacaaacattactcaatattatccaagttcacattcggccataatacacacaacatgttagccgattttcccccttagcatctaaggcacatgcatcctcatttgcttggctcaacttcacctatcttccattattcatcaaaagaacatgaaacaacaaccatttccctcatttcaattcatgaccaaatgttcacaacacaaccaaaaataaaaaatatgcttcatgagttaaggtagaatcaagaagaactcgtgaacatcaagatagaagtaaactaccatgaacttaccttggatttttcttcccctAGTGACCGAATTTTTCAAGAGCTTTTCCCCTCTTGCTCTCCTCTTTTCGACTATGAAGAACAAGGACGAACAAAAAACCTTGtcctttacttccttttgttattttattactaacattttatgacacaaaataacatatattatttgtgccatacttatgccataatttcaataaaaaaaattgcacaaatgcttatcatgcccatcatggccagccactatgttttaaggtgggaaatttgacatgcaaatccacctatttcatactataagttatttggccactacaaattagcctatagcattttcaaaaattttcacatgagttctatttcataatttcactcacaaatggcaagatcaaagcatgaaattttcacacatgcactttcacatgaaataaacatagaatataacatctaattatttttgtgactcgattttgtgatcttgaaaccactttctgactagggccaaattagggttgtcacaaaaTGTGATCCGACTCTTAGTATAAAGgcttccatggtacttttaccgatTTATGGCATATTCATGATGTGggtaaaaaaaacaatttcaaaacatttagTGACCTAGttgtgtaatacccctaacctgtatccatcgccggaacagggttacggagtattaccgaagtttacaattcaattacaattaaattatgctatttaATATTCATTTCTGAAAATCAATCATAATTAATCATAATGTTCCTTATATGGGTTCTCGatgcccaaaatacatattagaattgagttaggactaaaccgagatCACATAAATTTTTTGCGAAgtcttaaaatttttcttaggcgtaggggacacacgcccgtgtggcccggccgtgtggttcacacagccAATGACATCCCCGT
It encodes the following:
- the LOC107936388 gene encoding uncharacterized protein, yielding MALINFPTYHIKLRKTLSLEKKSLMLKDYLRDDLGSCSSSGFKSFPRRQCCTTIRFLLEADLKKSKHNYSSATKRLLKRSRSKPGSSTTISALQRASESVLKAIKLLPFPFAKSSPPSSSQSNSCRKLFKRGFWRKSTDKEDHGHGGGEIKRWKLFSEFLEEKNQPSYQNTIPGYNTTDTCSTVRVSPSRSSNSWAESEFTANNLQSWSGHPESWTQNETVSSKTTSPEEKNVSNRAGVTVAEDSKEDWAPNEEGKEQFSPVSVLDCPFDGEEEEDNGSAFEDHLARVEVTKQKLMQKIRRFERLAQLEPVELDKRIAMAELEDEFPNELLDYYYNKPETNHQKLFKLLKPQIPSNSFSSLSVNAKRVVIEMGTEDFGKNENWMKLTQGKEEVGSAVELALFSSLLDDFLIDLLSH